Proteins co-encoded in one Diaminobutyricimonas sp. LJ205 genomic window:
- the yidD gene encoding membrane protein insertion efficiency factor YidD, with protein sequence MKAAAGFVYLIPRNICIGILKLYRLLISPLYGDVCRYYPSCSAYTLQAFQSHGIVKGVWLGSRRILRCHPWAEGGVDDVPEQRSSRFTTTRLGFVTAISQGKG encoded by the coding sequence ATGAAGGCAGCCGCAGGGTTCGTCTACCTGATTCCCCGAAACATCTGCATCGGCATCCTGAAGCTGTACCGCCTGCTGATCTCGCCGCTGTACGGCGACGTGTGTCGGTACTATCCCAGTTGCTCCGCCTACACTCTGCAAGCATTCCAGTCGCACGGCATCGTCAAGGGTGTCTGGCTGGGTAGCCGCCGAATTCTCCGCTGCCATCCATGGGCTGAGGGCGGCGTCGATGACGTTCCTGAGCAGCGCAGCTCCAGGTTCACTACTACCCGGCTCGGGTTTGTCACCGCGATTAGCCAAGGAAAGGGCTGA